One window of Mangrovibacterium diazotrophicum genomic DNA carries:
- the rplV gene encoding 50S ribosomal protein L22, with the protein MGARKRNKANELKEAKKTQYVAVLKDCPTSPRKMRLVADMVRGVEVNRALDLLKFSSKEASRKVEKLLMSAIANWQAKNEGTRLEESNLYVKTIAVDGGRQLKRLRPAPQGRAHRIRKRSNHVTLCLDSKNIENENA; encoded by the coding sequence ATGGGTGCTAGAAAAAGAAATAAAGCAAACGAACTTAAAGAGGCTAAAAAGACGCAATACGTTGCAGTATTGAAAGATTGCCCTACTTCACCTCGCAAAATGCGCCTTGTTGCAGACATGGTGCGTGGCGTTGAAGTAAACCGCGCTCTTGATTTACTCAAGTTTTCGTCAAAAGAAGCTTCCAGAAAAGTTGAAAAACTGTTGATGTCAGCCATTGCAAACTGGCAGGCAAAAAACGAAGGAACTCGTTTGGAGGAAAGTAATTTGTATGTGAAAACTATCGCTGTTGATGGTGGACGCCAATTGAAGCGTCTTCGTCCGGCTCCACAAGGCCGCGCACACCGCATTCGCAAGCGTTCGAACCACGTAACACTTTGCCTCGATAGTAAAAACATTGAAAACGAAAACGCATAA
- the rpsL gene encoding 30S ribosomal protein S12, which yields MPTIQQLVRKGRQSNVVKSKSPALDSCPQRRGVCVRVYTTTPKKPNSAMRKVARVRLTNGKEVNAYIPGEGHNLQEHSIVLVRGGRVKDLPGVRYHLIRGALDTAGVANRTQRRSKYGAKRPKAAK from the coding sequence ATGCCTACAATTCAGCAGTTAGTTAGAAAGGGAAGACAATCAAATGTAGTAAAGAGTAAATCTCCTGCATTGGATTCTTGCCCGCAGAGAAGGGGCGTATGTGTGCGTGTGTACACTACAACTCCTAAAAAACCGAACTCGGCTATGCGTAAAGTAGCTCGTGTTCGTTTGACAAACGGAAAAGAAGTGAATGCTTACATTCCGGGAGAAGGTCATAACCTTCAAGAACACTCTATCGTTTTGGTACGTGGTGGTCGTGTGAAAGACTTACCAGGGGTACGTTACCACTTAATTCGCGGTGCTTTGGATACGGCCGGTGTTGCCAACCGTACACAACGTCGCTCTAAGTATGGTGCTAAACGTCCTAAAGCAGCGAAATAA
- a CDS encoding HlyD family secretion protein, which yields MPRHDGHNITRSDEVQEIIGKSPSWLLRSGQTALLIFLLLLVLGSWLFHYPDIIRARVVVLSENPPAHIVARTTGRIDHLLVDDKDTVERGDVIAILENAANYDDVLMLKEALTGVDRFLISFDTIYYKVLTPDYRLGDIQSDYSSFLRLYNNYISFIRLGFYPQKVKSLEQQVRMQRIYYDRLWSQRQILENEYHIAMEQFQRDSVLYKKEVLSLVDYKASESAMLQKKYSFNELRTSLAETQKDIIELEQDVIGAQKEYEDQKQKLQTEIIESNNILKSRLDYWFKAFVLQTPIDGKVTFTNYWSKNQQVKTDEIVFTVVPFHESRIIGRVSLPLLGAGKVKPGQQVNIQFDNFPYMEYGMVKGVVKSISLVPSNDNYIAEIELPQNLETNYHIPLVFSQEMKGDAEIITEDLRLIQRFFNPIKSLLRSKVMD from the coding sequence ATGCCAAGACACGACGGACATAATATTACGCGCAGCGATGAGGTTCAGGAAATCATCGGCAAATCGCCCTCGTGGTTACTACGCAGCGGACAGACAGCTCTGTTGATCTTTCTGTTGTTGCTGGTGCTCGGTAGCTGGTTGTTCCATTATCCGGATATCATTCGGGCCAGAGTTGTTGTGCTTTCCGAGAATCCGCCGGCGCATATTGTCGCCCGTACCACGGGGCGTATCGATCATCTTTTGGTTGATGATAAAGATACGGTAGAGCGGGGTGATGTGATCGCTATTTTGGAGAATGCTGCCAATTACGACGACGTTTTAATGTTGAAAGAAGCGCTCACTGGTGTAGACCGTTTCCTGATTTCATTTGATACGATATATTATAAGGTATTAACTCCGGATTACCGTTTGGGTGACATTCAGTCGGATTATTCTTCGTTCTTGCGCTTGTATAATAATTACATCAGTTTCATTCGCTTAGGATTTTATCCGCAGAAAGTGAAGTCGCTGGAGCAGCAAGTTCGAATGCAGCGTATTTATTACGATCGCTTGTGGAGTCAACGCCAGATCCTGGAGAATGAGTATCATATTGCGATGGAGCAATTTCAGCGCGATTCAGTTTTGTATAAAAAAGAAGTGCTTTCGTTGGTTGATTACAAAGCGTCGGAATCGGCCATGTTGCAAAAGAAGTACAGTTTTAATGAATTGCGCACAAGTTTGGCCGAAACACAGAAAGATATCATTGAGCTGGAGCAGGATGTGATTGGCGCGCAGAAGGAGTATGAAGATCAAAAGCAAAAGCTTCAAACTGAAATTATTGAATCGAACAATATTCTAAAGAGCCGGCTCGACTATTGGTTTAAAGCGTTCGTACTGCAAACGCCAATTGATGGCAAAGTGACGTTTACCAATTATTGGAGCAAGAACCAGCAGGTGAAAACCGACGAAATTGTATTTACGGTTGTGCCTTTCCACGAAAGCCGGATTATTGGCCGGGTTAGTTTGCCGCTGCTTGGTGCCGGTAAAGTAAAACCCGGGCAGCAGGTAAATATTCAGTTTGATAATTTCCCCTACATGGAATATGGTATGGTGAAGGGAGTTGTCAAATCGATCTCACTGGTTCCGTCCAACGATAATTACATTGCCGAAATAGAACTTCCGCAAAACCTGGAAACCAACTATCACATTCCGTTGGTGTTTAGCCAGGAGATGAAGGGAGACGCGGAAATTATTACCGAAGACCTCCGGTTGATCCAGCGTTTCTTTAACCCAATCAAGTCGCTTCTCAGGTCCAAAGTCATGGATTAG
- the rplP gene encoding 50S ribosomal protein L16 produces the protein MLQPKRTKFRRVQKGRMKGNAQRGNQLAFGSFGIKTLDEHWITGRQIEAARVAVTRHMQRQGQIWIRIFPDKPITKKPAEVRMGKGKGAPEAFVAPVSPGRILIEADGVPFEMAKEALRLAAQKLPVRTKFVVRRDYVETEKED, from the coding sequence ATGTTACAGCCGAAAAGAACAAAATTTAGAAGAGTCCAAAAAGGCCGGATGAAAGGTAACGCTCAACGCGGAAACCAATTGGCATTCGGTTCTTTCGGAATAAAAACGTTGGATGAACACTGGATTACCGGTCGCCAAATTGAAGCGGCGAGGGTTGCGGTAACCCGTCACATGCAACGTCAGGGTCAAATTTGGATCCGCATTTTCCCCGATAAACCTATTACCAAGAAGCCTGCGGAAGTACGTATGGGTAAAGGTAAAGGTGCTCCTGAAGCATTTGTTGCACCGGTAAGCCCGGGCCGTATCTTGATTGAGGCCGATGGCGTTCCATTCGAAATGGCAAAAGAAGCCCTTCGTTTGGCAGCTCAGAAGTTACCTGTGAGAACAAAGTTTGTTGTTAGACGTGATTATGTTGAAACTGAAAAAGAAGACTAA
- the rplB gene encoding 50S ribosomal protein L2, whose protein sequence is MAVRKLKPVTPGQRHKIIGAFDTITASTPEKSLLKPVQKSGGRNNQGRMTMRYIGGGHKKRYRVIDFKREKDGIPARVDSIQYDPNRSARIALLVYADGEKRYMLAPNGLVAGQTVLSGSGIAPEIGNALPLAEIPLGTLVHNIELHPGQGGVMARSAGTYAQLTSREGKYAIVKLPSGEARMVLVSCKATVGTVGNTEHNLERSGKAGRSRWLGRRPRVRGVVMNPVDHPMGGGEGRSSGGHPRSRKGLLAKGYKTRAPKKASSKYIVEKRKK, encoded by the coding sequence ATGGCAGTAAGAAAATTAAAACCAGTTACTCCGGGTCAACGGCACAAAATTATTGGTGCCTTTGATACGATTACTGCATCAACGCCTGAAAAATCATTGTTGAAGCCCGTTCAAAAGTCCGGCGGTCGTAACAACCAAGGACGTATGACAATGAGGTATATAGGTGGTGGGCACAAGAAGAGATACCGTGTGATCGATTTCAAACGCGAAAAAGACGGTATCCCTGCACGTGTAGATTCAATTCAATATGACCCGAACCGTTCGGCTCGTATTGCATTGTTGGTTTATGCCGATGGTGAAAAACGTTACATGCTTGCTCCAAATGGTTTGGTAGCAGGTCAAACAGTTTTAAGCGGTTCTGGTATCGCTCCTGAAATCGGTAATGCCCTTCCACTAGCTGAAATTCCTCTGGGTACGTTGGTTCACAACATTGAACTTCACCCTGGACAAGGTGGCGTGATGGCACGTAGTGCAGGTACTTATGCACAATTGACCTCTCGTGAAGGAAAATACGCTATCGTAAAATTACCTTCCGGCGAAGCTCGAATGGTACTTGTTTCTTGCAAGGCTACTGTTGGTACTGTTGGTAACACTGAACACAACTTGGAACGCTCTGGTAAAGCTGGTCGTTCTCGTTGGTTAGGACGTCGTCCTCGCGTTCGTGGTGTGGTTATGAACCCTGTTGATCACCCGATGGGTGGTGGTGAAGGCCGTTCTTCAGGTGGACACCCACGTTCTCGCAAAGGCTTGTTGGCAAAAGGTTACAAAACCCGTGCGCCGAAAAAAGCTTCCAGTAAGTATATCGTAGAAAAACGCAAGAAATAA
- the rplC gene encoding 50S ribosomal protein L3 produces MTGLIGKKIGMTSVFSVEGKNIPCTVIEAGPCVVTQVKTVETDGYEAVQVGFGSKKEKNTSKAEFGHFQKANTEPKRDVVEFRDFDGEYKLGDTITVDVINAESWVDITGVTKGKGFQGVVKRHNFGGVGQSTHGQHNRLRAPGSIGASSYPSRVFKGMRMAGRTGGNNKTVQNLKVLKVIPESNLLIVKGSIPGAKGSTVIIYQ; encoded by the coding sequence ATGACAGGATTAATCGGTAAAAAAATCGGAATGACTTCCGTATTCAGTGTTGAGGGAAAAAATATTCCATGCACTGTGATTGAAGCCGGTCCTTGTGTTGTTACACAAGTGAAAACGGTAGAAACCGATGGTTACGAAGCGGTACAAGTTGGCTTCGGAAGTAAAAAAGAAAAGAACACCAGCAAAGCTGAGTTCGGTCACTTCCAAAAAGCAAACACAGAACCAAAACGTGACGTAGTCGAGTTTCGTGATTTTGACGGCGAGTATAAGCTCGGCGATACCATTACTGTTGATGTAATTAACGCAGAGAGCTGGGTTGACATCACAGGTGTTACCAAAGGTAAAGGTTTCCAAGGTGTTGTTAAACGTCACAATTTCGGTGGTGTGGGTCAGTCTACTCACGGTCAGCACAACCGTCTGCGTGCTCCAGGTTCTATCGGTGCATCTTCTTACCCATCTCGCGTATTCAAAGGTATGCGTATGGCTGGTCGCACTGGTGGTAACAACAAAACAGTTCAAAACCTGAAAGTATTGAAAGTAATCCCTGAATCAAACCTGTTGATCGTAAAAGGTTCAATTCCGGGAGCAAAAGGTTCAACCGTAATTATTTATCAGTAA
- the rpsC gene encoding 30S ribosomal protein S3, producing MGQKVNPIANRLGIIRGWDSNWFGGNDYGDKLVEDTKIREYLNARLAKASISKIIIERTLKLITITVHTSRPGIIIGKGGQEVDKLKEELKKITSKEVQINIFEIKRPELDARIVANNIARQVEGKIAYRRAVKMAIASTMRMGAQGIKVMVSGRLNGAEMARSEMYKDGRTPLHTLRADIDYALAEALTKTGLLGVKVWICKGEVYGKRDLSPNVGQKSNAPGGNPRGNRGGGFKKKRK from the coding sequence ATGGGACAAAAAGTTAATCCAATCGCAAATCGCTTAGGAATTATCCGTGGATGGGATTCCAACTGGTTCGGTGGAAACGATTATGGTGATAAGCTGGTTGAAGATACCAAGATCCGTGAATACTTGAATGCCCGTTTGGCAAAAGCAAGTATCTCAAAGATCATTATCGAGCGTACCCTGAAGCTGATTACCATTACTGTTCACACCTCTCGCCCAGGTATTATTATTGGCAAAGGTGGTCAGGAAGTTGACAAGCTGAAGGAAGAGTTGAAAAAGATCACCAGCAAAGAAGTTCAGATCAATATCTTCGAGATTAAACGTCCTGAACTCGATGCCCGTATCGTTGCCAACAATATCGCACGTCAAGTTGAAGGTAAGATCGCTTATCGTCGTGCTGTGAAAATGGCTATCGCCTCTACTATGAGAATGGGAGCACAAGGAATCAAAGTAATGGTTTCTGGTCGTTTGAACGGTGCTGAAATGGCACGCTCCGAAATGTACAAAGACGGTCGTACTCCGCTGCACACATTGCGTGCCGACATCGACTACGCTTTGGCAGAAGCTTTGACTAAAACAGGTTTGTTGGGTGTTAAAGTTTGGATTTGTAAAGGCGAAGTTTACGGAAAACGCGACTTGTCTCCAAACGTTGGACAAAAATCCAATGCACCGGGTGGTAACCCACGCGGAAACAGAGGCGGCGGTTTCAAAAAGAAAAGAAAATAA
- the rpsQ gene encoding 30S ribosomal protein S17 → METRNLRKERIGVVVSDKMEKTVVVAVKTKEKHPIYGKFVNKTTKFYAHDEKGDSHVGDTVKIMETRPLSKSKRWRLVEILERAK, encoded by the coding sequence ATGGAAACAAGAAATCTGAGAAAAGAGCGTATCGGGGTAGTTGTTAGCGACAAGATGGAGAAAACCGTTGTCGTTGCCGTAAAGACGAAAGAAAAACATCCGATCTACGGTAAATTCGTTAACAAAACGACCAAATTCTACGCTCATGATGAAAAAGGAGATAGCCACGTTGGCGACACTGTGAAAATCATGGAAACTCGTCCATTGAGCAAAAGCAAACGTTGGAGATTAGTTGAAATTTTAGAAAGAGCTAAGTAA
- the rplD gene encoding 50S ribosomal protein L4 — protein sequence MEVQVLNTAGKETGRSVVLSDQIFGVEPNDHAIYLDVKQFLAAQRQGTHKAKERGEIAGSTKKIKKQKGTGGARAGSIKSPLFRGGGRVFGPRPRNYDFKLNKKVKALARKSALTYKAQGSNILILEDFVLEAPKTKEIVSISNNLKINDKKLIFVLPEQNKNIYLSSRNLEGVSVVTASELTTYQIMNAGKVVLLESSLGKIEEQFKI from the coding sequence ATGGAAGTACAAGTATTAAATACAGCCGGAAAAGAAACCGGAAGATCAGTTGTATTGAGCGACCAGATCTTCGGTGTTGAGCCCAACGACCATGCCATTTACTTGGATGTAAAACAATTTTTGGCAGCACAACGTCAAGGGACTCACAAAGCAAAAGAGCGCGGTGAGATTGCCGGAAGTACCAAGAAAATTAAAAAACAAAAAGGTACAGGTGGTGCCCGTGCAGGTAGCATCAAATCTCCGTTGTTCCGTGGTGGTGGTCGTGTATTCGGTCCTCGTCCTCGCAACTACGACTTCAAATTGAATAAGAAAGTTAAAGCATTGGCACGTAAATCAGCATTGACTTACAAAGCTCAAGGCAGCAATATTCTGATTCTGGAAGATTTTGTACTGGAAGCTCCGAAAACAAAGGAAATTGTTTCAATCAGCAACAATCTGAAAATTAACGATAAAAAGTTGATTTTCGTTTTACCAGAACAAAATAAAAACATATATTTGTCCTCCAGAAATTTAGAGGGTGTTTCTGTTGTAACTGCTTCTGAATTAACTACTTATCAAATCATGAACGCTGGCAAAGTTGTTTTGTTGGAAAGTTCACTTGGTAAGATTGAGGAACAATTTAAGATTTAA
- the rplN gene encoding 50S ribosomal protein L14, translating into MIQQESRCSVADNSGAKEVLCIRVLGGTRKRYASLGDVVVVTVKSAIPSSDMKKGTVSKAIVVRTKKEVRRQDGSYIRFDDNAVVLLNNAGEMRGTRIFGPVAREIREANMKIISLAPEVL; encoded by the coding sequence ATGATACAACAGGAATCAAGATGTTCAGTAGCCGATAACAGCGGTGCCAAAGAGGTGCTTTGTATTCGCGTATTGGGCGGTACAAGAAAGCGCTATGCATCGTTGGGCGATGTTGTGGTAGTTACTGTAAAAAGTGCTATCCCAAGTAGTGATATGAAAAAAGGAACTGTGTCGAAAGCGATCGTTGTTCGTACGAAAAAAGAAGTTCGTCGTCAAGACGGTTCTTACATTCGTTTCGATGATAACGCTGTTGTGTTGTTGAACAACGCTGGCGAAATGCGCGGTACCCGTATTTTCGGACCTGTTGCAAGAGAGATTCGTGAAGCAAACATGAAGATCATCTCACTTGCGCCAGAAGTACTTTAA
- the rpsS gene encoding 30S ribosomal protein S19, giving the protein MSRSLKKGPFIAYKLEKKVLAQNEAGKKSVIKTWARASVISPDFVGHTIAVHNGNKFIPVYVTENMVGHKLGEFAPTRSFRGHGGNKR; this is encoded by the coding sequence ATGAGTCGTTCATTAAAAAAAGGCCCTTTCATTGCGTATAAACTTGAAAAGAAAGTTTTAGCTCAGAATGAAGCAGGTAAGAAGTCTGTAATCAAGACTTGGGCCAGAGCATCAGTAATCTCTCCTGACTTTGTAGGACACACCATCGCAGTACACAACGGAAATAAATTCATTCCGGTTTATGTAACTGAGAACATGGTTGGCCATAAATTAGGCGAATTTGCACCTACAAGATCATTCAGGGGACACGGCGGAAACAAAAGGTAA
- the rpmC gene encoding 50S ribosomal protein L29 has product MKTSEIKELTDKEILERIQLETETLVRLNMNHAVSPLDNPMKIKVARRNVARLKTVLRQRELNQN; this is encoded by the coding sequence ATGAAGACTTCAGAAATTAAAGAATTAACAGACAAGGAAATCCTGGAAAGAATCCAGCTTGAAACTGAGACCTTGGTACGTCTGAACATGAACCATGCTGTATCTCCTCTGGATAACCCAATGAAAATTAAAGTTGCCCGGAGAAATGTTGCACGCCTGAAGACGGTATTGCGTCAACGGGAATTAAATCAAAATTAA
- the rpsG gene encoding 30S ribosomal protein S7, producing the protein MRKAKPKKRITLPDPKFNDVLVTRFVNDLMIDGKKSIAYGIFYDALTIVENRMKNDEVAPLDVWKKALENVTPAVEVKSRRVGGATFQVPMEIRPERKVSISIKNLILFARKRSGKSMADKLAAEIQAAYNEEGGAFKKKEETHRMAEANRAFAHFRF; encoded by the coding sequence ATGAGAAAAGCAAAACCAAAGAAGCGGATCACTCTTCCTGATCCAAAATTTAACGACGTTCTTGTAACACGTTTTGTAAATGACTTGATGATCGACGGTAAGAAATCGATCGCTTACGGAATTTTCTACGATGCATTGACTATCGTTGAAAACCGTATGAAAAACGACGAAGTCGCTCCACTTGATGTGTGGAAAAAAGCTTTGGAGAATGTAACTCCGGCTGTCGAAGTAAAAAGCCGCCGTGTAGGTGGTGCAACTTTCCAGGTTCCAATGGAAATCCGTCCGGAACGCAAAGTTTCTATCTCAATTAAAAACTTGATCTTATTTGCACGTAAACGCTCAGGCAAATCAATGGCTGATAAATTGGCTGCTGAAATTCAAGCCGCGTACAACGAAGAAGGTGGTGCTTTCAAGAAGAAAGAAGAAACTCACCGTATGGCCGAAGCAAACCGTGCATTTGCTCACTTCCGTTTTTAA
- the fusA gene encoding elongation factor G — MARDLKYVRNIGIMAHIDAGKTTTTERVLYYTGLTHRIGEVHDGAATMDWMEQEQERGITITSAATTTFWKYQDIQHQINIIDTPGHVDFTVEVERSLRVLDGAVALFCAVGGVEAQSETVWRQAEKYGVPRIGFVNKMDRSGADFFDVVSQVKTKLGANPVPVQIPIGAEESFLGVIDLLENKAIVYTDQGDNGSTFEIQDIPADMEEQAAEYRANLIEEVAVLDEALMERFFEDPDSITAEDLIPVIRKATIQGLIVPMMCGSAFKNKGVQRLLDAVCEFLPSPLDNGQIKGIDIETGKEVMRNPDVSEPLAGLAFKIATDPYVGRLCFIRVYSGVLNAGDSVYNSRTGKKERISRLFQMHSNKQNPRDLIEAGDICAAVGFKDIRTGDTLSDLDHPVALESMDFPEPVIGIAIEPKTQKDMDKLGLGLAKLAEEDPTFKVNTDEETGQTVIRGMGELHLEIIIDRLKREFKVECNQGKPQVAYKEAVSKEVQLREVYKKQSGGRGKFADIIVKVGPADEGKEGLTFINSVTGGRIPREFIPSVQKGFESAMVNGPLAGFTLDSLKVELLDGSFHAVDSDQLSFEICARQAFKSAASQAGPKLLEPMMKAEIVTPEEYMGDIIGDLNRRRGNVSGMEEKSGARLIKATVPLSEIFGYVTTLRTLSSGRATSSMTFSHYEEVPRQLAVAVLEELKGKAELL, encoded by the coding sequence ATGGCTAGAGATCTAAAATATGTAAGGAATATCGGTATCATGGCTCACATCGATGCCGGTAAGACAACAACGACTGAGCGGGTTCTGTATTACACAGGTCTGACTCACCGTATTGGTGAAGTACATGATGGTGCTGCTACTATGGACTGGATGGAGCAAGAGCAAGAACGTGGTATTACCATCACTTCTGCTGCTACTACTACGTTCTGGAAGTACCAGGATATTCAACACCAGATCAACATCATCGATACTCCGGGACACGTTGACTTTACTGTTGAGGTAGAGCGTTCATTGCGTGTATTGGACGGTGCTGTAGCTTTGTTCTGTGCTGTTGGTGGTGTAGAAGCTCAGTCAGAAACTGTATGGCGTCAAGCTGAAAAGTACGGTGTACCTCGTATTGGTTTCGTTAATAAAATGGACCGTTCAGGTGCTGACTTTTTCGATGTAGTTTCACAGGTAAAAACTAAATTGGGTGCAAACCCGGTTCCTGTGCAAATTCCAATCGGTGCAGAAGAAAGCTTCCTGGGAGTAATCGACTTGTTGGAAAATAAAGCAATCGTTTATACTGATCAAGGTGATAACGGTTCAACTTTCGAAATTCAAGATATTCCAGCTGATATGGAAGAGCAAGCGGCTGAATACCGCGCTAATTTGATTGAAGAAGTTGCTGTATTGGACGAAGCTTTAATGGAACGTTTCTTCGAAGATCCGGATTCTATTACAGCTGAAGATTTGATCCCGGTTATCCGTAAAGCTACAATCCAAGGTTTGATTGTTCCGATGATGTGTGGTTCAGCATTCAAAAACAAAGGTGTTCAACGTTTGTTGGATGCAGTTTGCGAATTCCTGCCTAGCCCATTGGATAACGGTCAGATTAAAGGTATCGACATCGAGACTGGTAAAGAAGTAATGCGTAACCCGGATGTGAGCGAACCTTTGGCTGGTTTGGCGTTCAAAATCGCAACTGACCCTTATGTAGGTCGTTTGTGCTTCATCCGTGTTTATTCAGGTGTTCTGAACGCAGGTGATTCAGTTTACAACTCACGTACAGGTAAAAAAGAGCGTATTTCACGTTTGTTCCAAATGCACTCTAACAAGCAAAACCCACGTGACCTGATTGAAGCTGGTGACATCTGTGCTGCGGTTGGTTTCAAAGATATCCGTACCGGTGATACATTGTCTGATTTGGATCACCCGGTAGCATTGGAATCAATGGACTTCCCGGAACCGGTAATCGGTATCGCTATTGAGCCAAAAACTCAAAAAGATATGGACAAGTTGGGACTCGGATTGGCTAAATTGGCTGAAGAAGATCCAACTTTCAAAGTAAACACTGACGAAGAAACAGGTCAAACTGTAATTCGTGGTATGGGTGAGCTTCACTTGGAGATCATCATCGACCGTCTGAAACGCGAATTCAAAGTAGAATGTAACCAGGGTAAACCTCAGGTTGCCTACAAAGAAGCCGTTAGCAAGGAAGTTCAGTTACGTGAAGTATACAAAAAACAATCTGGTGGTCGTGGTAAATTCGCCGATATCATCGTTAAGGTTGGTCCTGCAGACGAAGGTAAAGAAGGTTTAACTTTCATCAACTCTGTAACTGGTGGTCGTATTCCTCGCGAATTCATCCCTTCAGTACAAAAAGGTTTCGAATCAGCAATGGTGAACGGTCCGTTGGCTGGCTTTACGCTGGACAGCTTGAAAGTAGAATTGCTGGACGGTTCGTTCCACGCGGTGGACTCTGACCAATTGTCATTCGAAATTTGTGCTCGTCAAGCATTCAAATCAGCTGCATCGCAAGCTGGACCAAAATTGCTTGAGCCAATGATGAAAGCAGAGATCGTAACTCCTGAAGAATACATGGGTGATATCATCGGTGACTTGAACCGCCGTCGTGGTAACGTTTCAGGTATGGAAGAGAAATCAGGTGCGCGTTTAATTAAAGCAACTGTGCCTCTGTCAGAAATCTTCGGTTACGTGACTACATTGCGTACACTGTCTTCAGGTCGCGCAACATCGTCTATGACTTTCTCTCACTACGAAGAAGTGCCACGTCAGTTGGCTGTTGCCGTATTGGAGGAATTGAAAGGTAAAGCAGAATTATTATAA
- the rpsJ gene encoding 30S ribosomal protein S10, whose protein sequence is MSQKIRIKLKSYDHNLVDKSAEKIVKTVKTTGAVVSGPIPLPTHKRVFTVLRSTFVNKKSREQFQLSSYKRLIDIYSSTAKTIDALMKLELPSGVEVEIKV, encoded by the coding sequence ATGAGTCAAAAGATCAGAATTAAGCTGAAATCGTATGATCACAACTTGGTTGACAAGTCGGCTGAAAAGATCGTTAAGACTGTAAAAACTACTGGTGCTGTAGTGAGCGGACCTATTCCGCTCCCTACACACAAACGTGTTTTCACAGTGTTGCGTTCAACTTTCGTGAACAAAAAATCACGTGAGCAATTCCAGTTGTCTTCTTACAAACGTTTGATTGACATTTACAGCTCTACAGCAAAAACCATCGACGCCCTGATGAAATTAGAATTACCTAGTGGCGTTGAAGTAGAAATTAAAGTTTGA
- the rplW gene encoding 50S ribosomal protein L23, with amino-acid sequence MNILIKPIVTEKMTAQGESLNRYGFIVKKDANKLEIKKAVEALYNVNVAAVNTMVYGGKNKSRYTKGGVISGRTAAFKKAVVTLVEGDAIDFYSNI; translated from the coding sequence ATGAATATTTTAATTAAACCCATCGTGACGGAAAAGATGACGGCACAAGGCGAAAGCCTGAACCGTTATGGTTTTATCGTCAAAAAAGATGCTAACAAGCTAGAAATTAAAAAAGCGGTTGAAGCTCTTTATAATGTTAATGTAGCTGCGGTTAATACCATGGTTTATGGCGGTAAAAACAAAAGCCGTTATACAAAAGGTGGTGTTATCAGCGGTCGCACAGCTGCGTTTAAAAAAGCAGTTGTAACATTGGTTGAAGGAGATGCAATTGACTTTTATAGTAATATATAA